From Diospyros lotus cultivar Yz01 chromosome 4, ASM1463336v1, whole genome shotgun sequence, a single genomic window includes:
- the LOC127800434 gene encoding probable calcium-binding protein CML44, with the protein MSALNSDDLNRIFDRLDLDGDGFVSIDELKWLLERIGVHACLEELAPLVGQAKLDRIDFVLFYDSIIIRRSSDEEEDEGAGEEEDDGVESDLAKAFKVYDLNGDGYISCEELQSVLSRLGLWNEHCGKDCRSMISKFDTNSDGVLDFEEFKNMMFLS; encoded by the coding sequence ATGTCTGCTCTCAACTCCGACGACTTGAACCGGATTTTCGACCGGCTAGACCTGGACGGCGACGGCTTCGTGAGCATCGACGAGCTGAAATGGCTTCTGGAGAGAATAGGCGTGCACGCATGCCTGGAAGAGCTGGCGCCGCTTGTTGGGCAGGCCAAGCTGGACCGCATTGACTTCGTGTTGTTCTACGACTCCATTATTATCCGGCGAAGCTCTGATGAGGAGGAAGACGAGGGCGCGGGCGAGGAGGAAGACGACGGCGTGGAGAGCGATCTGGCGAAGGCGTTCAAGGTGTATGACCTGAACGGCGACGGCTACATTTCATGCGAGGAGCTTCAGAGCGTGCTGTCGAGATTAGGGTTGTGGAATGAGCATTGCGGGAAGGATTGCAGGAGCATGATCAGCAAGTTCGATACCAATTCGGATGGGGTGCTTGATTTTGAAGAGTTCAAGAACATGATGTTTCTTTCCTAG